GCGGGAGGACATCCCGAATTTGGCCAATCACTTCATCCGCAAGTTCTGTTTGGAGATGAAAAAGCCGGTCAAATCCCTTTCCCAGGATGCCTTGAATATTTTGGACCGCTACCACTGGCCGGGGAACGTGCGGGAGCTGGAAAACACCATCGAACGGGCCATCATTCTCTGCGAGGGGAAGAAGATCACGCCGGAGCATCTCGCGATCCGCATCCCCACGGCGGCGGAAATCCGGCTGCGGGAGGGGGCCGGCTTGAAAGAGGTGAGCCAGTTCGCCCAGATGGAAGCGGAGCGTGGAATGATTGTGCGGGTTTTGACCCAGACCCGCGGCAACAAGCGCAAGGCGGCCGAGATTTTGAAAATCGACTACACCACCCTTTTCGAAAAAATCAAGAAATACAACCTGCAGGAAGAGATTTAATTTGGTCGGGGAGCTAAACGCAGGCGGCTTTATGCCGCCTTTTTCATATGGGTTTTTTCCCATACCTCGTTGGGGAAGGGCTAAATTTTGTGCCTCTTTTTTGAAGGGGGCGGTAGGAGCCCATTTAGTTTCTTGTAACCGCTTATCCGGCGGGCAGTTCCTGCCGAAAAGATAGAGGGGGAGTTGGCAGGGGCTTTGCAATTGTTTCCAACAGGCCGTTTGGGTTTCTCGAACCCCCGGCCCGAAGAGAGGAAAGGATATGAGAACGCGCAAAAACGAAAAAGGGTTTACCCTCATCGAAGTGATGATTTCGATGGTCATTCTGGCCGTCGGTATTTTGGGGCTGGCGCCGCTTATGGTTTTGTCCATCTACTCCAACACCTACTCCCAGGATTTGACCCGGGCCACGGCCGTGGCGCAGGACCGCATTGAGCAGTTGAAAAATCAGGGCAATTTCGCCTCC
This genomic window from Verrucomicrobiia bacterium contains:
- a CDS encoding prepilin-type N-terminal cleavage/methylation domain-containing protein; this translates as MRTRKNEKGFTLIEVMISMVILAVGILGLAPLMVLSIYSNTYSQDLTRATAVAQDRIEQLKNQGNFASMPYDEGPTTIDGTYNRTIHVDDTSTDGTVPAGVYRIKVTISWTDDKKMARSVDYYTYKTIQ
- a CDS encoding helix-turn-helix domain-containing protein, encoding REDIPNLANHFIRKFCLEMKKPVKSLSQDALNILDRYHWPGNVRELENTIERAIILCEGKKITPEHLAIRIPTAAEIRLREGAGLKEVSQFAQMEAERGMIVRVLTQTRGNKRKAAEILKIDYTTLFEKIKKYNLQEEI